A region of Geothrix edaphica DNA encodes the following proteins:
- a CDS encoding 2Fe-2S iron-sulfur cluster-binding protein has product MPTIKINDVELSVTPGTLVLDACRTVGIDIPHYCYHPALTPVATCRMCLVEIKGQPKLATSCTTTVPPAPKDNPDAVVMEVFTNTPAVADARAGVMEFLLINHPLDCPICDQAGECKLQDYSYNYGSGDSRMAEVKRRYRYEDLGAKIVIDKNRCIHCTRCVRFTREISGGGELIVANRGSRLEVTTYTGKSLDQNPYAGNVVDLCPVGALTSRDFRFRKRVWYLKNTPSISRHSALGNPIWIDHEGNQIHRFRPRPLEGKETTHFISDAERHAYVQYNRSGQAPVPTLKGAPASLEAIREALQSAGPAAVIGQGTFGCDTAQRLGELAASPDLRFGSGDKTIPVVLPKYQTSADGILNRRGFTERGFRFGVLEELLAKAQKGEVKAVVLLHDAAFTSAKEAELLGQILKAAAFSLAFEAEASDLGRAATAWLPITNYAEESDFIINHEGELRRYQKALQAPKGVRTVPAWVKELAVVPAAV; this is encoded by the coding sequence ATGCCGACGATCAAGATCAACGATGTCGAACTGAGCGTGACCCCCGGCACGCTGGTGCTGGATGCCTGCCGCACCGTGGGCATCGACATCCCGCACTACTGCTACCACCCGGCGCTGACGCCCGTGGCCACCTGCCGCATGTGCCTCGTGGAGATCAAGGGCCAGCCCAAGCTCGCCACCAGCTGCACGACGACCGTTCCACCCGCGCCCAAGGACAACCCCGACGCGGTGGTGATGGAGGTATTCACCAACACGCCCGCCGTGGCCGACGCCCGGGCCGGCGTGATGGAGTTCCTGCTCATCAACCACCCGCTGGATTGCCCCATCTGCGACCAGGCCGGCGAGTGCAAGCTCCAGGACTACTCCTACAATTACGGGAGCGGCGACTCCCGCATGGCCGAGGTGAAGCGCCGCTACCGCTACGAGGACCTGGGCGCCAAGATCGTCATCGACAAGAACCGCTGCATCCACTGCACCCGCTGCGTCCGGTTCACCCGCGAGATCAGCGGCGGCGGCGAGCTTATCGTGGCCAACCGCGGCTCGCGCCTGGAGGTCACCACCTACACGGGCAAGTCCCTGGACCAGAACCCCTACGCGGGCAACGTGGTGGATCTCTGCCCCGTGGGCGCCCTCACGAGCCGCGACTTCCGCTTCCGCAAGCGGGTCTGGTACCTCAAGAACACGCCCTCCATCAGCCGCCACTCGGCCCTGGGCAACCCCATCTGGATCGACCACGAGGGGAACCAGATCCACCGCTTCCGCCCCCGGCCCCTGGAGGGCAAGGAGACCACGCACTTCATCAGCGACGCGGAGCGCCACGCCTACGTGCAGTACAACCGCTCGGGCCAGGCCCCGGTCCCCACCTTGAAGGGCGCCCCGGCCAGCCTGGAGGCCATCCGCGAGGCGCTGCAGTCGGCGGGCCCCGCGGCCGTCATCGGCCAGGGCACCTTCGGCTGCGACACGGCCCAGCGGCTGGGCGAGCTGGCCGCCTCGCCAGACCTGCGCTTCGGCAGCGGCGACAAGACCATCCCCGTGGTGCTGCCCAAGTACCAGACCAGCGCCGACGGCATCCTCAACCGGCGCGGCTTCACGGAGCGGGGCTTCCGCTTCGGCGTCCTGGAGGAGCTGCTGGCCAAGGCGCAGAAGGGCGAGGTCAAGGCCGTCGTGCTGCTGCACGATGCCGCCTTCACCAGCGCGAAGGAAGCGGAGCTGCTGGGCCAGATCCTCAAGGCCGCGGCCTTCAGCCTGGCCTTCGAAGCCGAAGCCTCGGACCTGGGCCGCGCCGCCACGGCCTGGCTGCCCATCACCAACTACGCCGAAGAGAGCGACTTCATCATCAACCACGAGGGCGAGCTCCGCCGCTACCAGAAGGCCCTGCAGGCGCCCAAGGGCGTCCGCACCGTCCCCGCCTGGGTGAAGGAACTGGCCGTCGTACCCGCAGCCGTCTAG
- a CDS encoding YiiX/YebB-like N1pC/P60 family cysteine hydrolase encodes MFLHDALTRGLVRYLTAELPSYQRRVPNDVDRLRAGLRPGDVVLVEGKSRISRMIMTLSQSSWSHAGMYIGDALLRWGGPHAEEALEAFGIEAAHLVLESDMAEGVRVKPVAWYADHNLRVCRPQGLSTGDLEEVVAEMLRHLGLRYDRRNIFDLGRYLTPVQLLPARWRRRPLYLGSSSSREVICSALIAKAFYRVGFPVQPLVNDAADPGPHAVIARHPSYIMPRDFDLSANFEVLKVNLAPPKKAGAWGRPLPEG; translated from the coding sequence ATGTTCCTCCACGACGCGCTGACCCGAGGGCTGGTGCGCTACCTCACGGCCGAGCTGCCGAGCTACCAGCGGCGGGTGCCCAACGACGTGGACCGGCTCCGGGCGGGGCTCCGCCCCGGGGACGTGGTGCTGGTGGAGGGCAAGTCCCGCATCAGCCGCATGATCATGACCCTCAGCCAGAGTTCCTGGAGCCACGCGGGCATGTACATCGGCGACGCCCTGCTGCGCTGGGGCGGGCCCCATGCGGAGGAGGCCCTGGAGGCCTTCGGCATCGAGGCGGCGCACCTGGTCCTGGAGAGCGACATGGCCGAGGGCGTGCGCGTGAAGCCCGTGGCGTGGTACGCGGACCACAACCTGCGCGTCTGCCGCCCCCAGGGCCTCTCCACCGGGGACCTGGAGGAGGTCGTCGCGGAGATGCTGCGGCACCTGGGGCTGCGCTACGACCGGCGGAACATCTTCGACCTGGGGCGCTACCTCACCCCTGTCCAGCTGCTGCCCGCCCGCTGGCGGCGGCGGCCCCTGTACCTGGGCAGCTCCAGCAGCCGCGAGGTCATCTGCTCGGCCCTCATCGCCAAGGCCTTCTACCGGGTGGGCTTCCCCGTGCAGCCCCTGGTCAACGATGCCGCCGACCCGGGCCCGCATGCCGTGATCGCCCGCCACCCGAGCTACATCATGCCCAGGGACTTCGACCTCAGCGCCAACTTCGAGGTGCTCAAGGTCAACCTGGCCCCACCCAAGAAAGCGGGCGCCTGGGGGCGCCCGCTTCCCGAGGGTTGA
- a CDS encoding lysophospholipid acyltransferase family protein translates to MQDRMQSDSRLLGLVYGAVFGSLFPLFFFAARSFARRERAHEIADQVADAFMTLRPRYLAAILGNTARVLGLRESHPDVDRTAREMVRQHARAWVDFFWYGQRPVEEALAQFATIEGLEHMDAAMAEGRGVILLTAHAGNYELGGLLLRARNLKVHAVYKPDRFEAVERLRERLRAQGGVVGLPVDGVGFSTLPLVKLLREGRLVGMQGDRDFSLNGVTMPFFGRDVPFPRGPWELAAMTGAPIVTSFFYTDADRRFHARFSEPIRVQGGRGERMAAIETGMRAYVADLEALIREQPSQWYCFYPFWDDPARAPGPRP, encoded by the coding sequence ATGCAGGATCGCATGCAGTCCGACTCCAGGCTCCTCGGCCTCGTCTACGGGGCCGTCTTCGGATCGCTGTTCCCGCTCTTCTTCTTCGCCGCGAGGTCCTTCGCCCGGCGGGAGCGGGCCCACGAGATCGCGGACCAGGTGGCCGACGCCTTCATGACCCTCCGACCCAGGTACCTGGCGGCCATCCTCGGCAACACGGCCCGGGTGCTGGGCCTGCGGGAATCCCACCCCGACGTGGACCGCACCGCCCGGGAGATGGTGCGCCAGCACGCCCGGGCCTGGGTGGACTTCTTCTGGTACGGCCAGCGACCCGTGGAGGAGGCCCTGGCCCAGTTCGCGACCATCGAAGGTCTGGAGCACATGGACGCGGCCATGGCCGAGGGCCGGGGGGTCATCCTCCTCACCGCCCATGCCGGCAACTACGAGCTGGGCGGCCTGCTGCTGCGGGCCCGGAACCTGAAGGTCCACGCGGTCTACAAGCCCGACCGCTTCGAGGCGGTGGAGCGCCTGCGGGAGCGCCTGCGGGCCCAGGGGGGCGTGGTGGGCCTCCCGGTGGACGGCGTGGGCTTCTCCACCCTGCCCCTGGTGAAGCTCCTCCGGGAGGGTCGCCTGGTGGGCATGCAGGGGGACCGGGACTTCAGCCTGAACGGCGTGACCATGCCCTTCTTCGGCCGGGACGTGCCCTTCCCCCGCGGGCCCTGGGAGCTGGCAGCCATGACCGGCGCCCCCATCGTCACCAGCTTCTTCTACACCGACGCGGACCGCCGCTTCCATGCCCGGTTCAGCGAGCCCATCCGCGTCCAGGGCGGCCGCGGCGAGCGGATGGCGGCCATCGAGACCGGGATGCGCGCCTACGTGGCCGACCTTGAGGCCCTCATCCGCGAGCAGCCCAGCCAGTGGTACTGCTTCTACCCCTTCTGGGACGACCCCGCGCGGGCCCCCGGCCCCCGGCCCTAG
- the purH gene encoding bifunctional phosphoribosylaminoimidazolecarboxamide formyltransferase/IMP cyclohydrolase, translating to MPTALISVYDKTELIPLAEGLLALGWRLLATGGTLRALQEAKLEAQEVAAYTGAPECFDGRVKTLHPRIHGGLLYRRDLPEHAKDAKAQGIDPIDLVVINLYPFEATIAREGVTPAEAIEQIDIGGPSMIRSASKNHASVTVLTDPDQYGAFLDKLRAGAWGLEDRRRCALEAFRRTAAYDAAISGWMERELAAGKSSELPHHLCLNLVQKQGLRYGENPHQAAAFFVEPGRKVEGMAACQQHQGKELSFNNLLDADACARLVWQFPAPACVIVKHNNPCGVGQGPHALEAFMRAQAGDPVSAFGGIVAFNRPVGVEVARVMAQNFWEVILAPAFTGEALEVFAAKKQLRILQTPDHWPQSAEGLDARSIGGGYLVQRADDGFVPFEDWEVKATGPGTKPRAEDLMLAQRVAKAVKSNAIVLVKDGATVGIGAGQMSRVDSVEIACRKAGTRARGSVLGSDAFFPFADGLELAASHGVTAFVEPGGSLRDNEVIAAAQKLGVWLFFTGMRHFRH from the coding sequence ATGCCGACGGCATTGATCTCGGTGTACGACAAGACGGAACTCATCCCCCTGGCGGAAGGCCTGCTGGCCCTGGGCTGGCGGCTCCTGGCCACGGGCGGGACCTTGCGCGCCCTGCAGGAGGCGAAGCTGGAGGCCCAGGAGGTGGCGGCCTACACGGGCGCCCCCGAGTGCTTCGACGGCCGGGTGAAGACCCTGCATCCCCGCATCCACGGCGGCCTCCTCTACCGGCGCGACCTGCCGGAACACGCGAAGGACGCCAAGGCCCAGGGCATCGACCCCATCGACCTGGTGGTGATCAACCTCTATCCCTTCGAGGCCACCATCGCCCGGGAGGGCGTGACCCCCGCCGAGGCCATCGAGCAGATCGACATCGGCGGCCCCAGCATGATCCGCAGCGCCTCGAAGAACCACGCTTCGGTGACGGTGCTGACGGACCCGGATCAGTACGGGGCCTTCCTCGACAAGCTCAGGGCCGGCGCCTGGGGCCTGGAGGACCGACGCCGCTGCGCCCTGGAGGCCTTCCGGCGCACCGCCGCCTATGACGCCGCCATCTCCGGCTGGATGGAGCGGGAACTGGCCGCAGGCAAGTCCTCGGAGCTGCCGCACCACCTCTGCCTGAACCTCGTGCAGAAGCAGGGCCTGCGCTACGGCGAGAACCCCCACCAGGCCGCCGCCTTCTTCGTCGAACCCGGCCGCAAGGTGGAGGGCATGGCCGCCTGCCAGCAGCACCAGGGCAAGGAGCTCAGCTTCAACAACCTGCTGGATGCCGATGCCTGCGCCCGCCTGGTCTGGCAGTTCCCGGCCCCCGCCTGCGTCATCGTCAAGCACAACAACCCCTGCGGCGTGGGGCAGGGCCCCCATGCGCTGGAGGCCTTCATGCGCGCCCAGGCGGGCGATCCCGTCAGCGCCTTCGGCGGCATCGTGGCCTTCAACCGGCCCGTGGGCGTCGAAGTGGCCCGGGTCATGGCCCAGAACTTCTGGGAGGTGATCCTGGCCCCCGCCTTCACCGGGGAGGCCCTGGAGGTCTTCGCTGCGAAGAAGCAGCTCCGCATCCTCCAGACGCCGGACCACTGGCCCCAGAGTGCCGAGGGCCTGGACGCCCGCTCCATCGGCGGCGGCTACCTGGTCCAGCGGGCGGATGACGGCTTCGTGCCCTTCGAGGACTGGGAGGTGAAGGCCACGGGCCCCGGCACCAAGCCCCGGGCGGAGGACCTGATGCTGGCCCAGCGGGTGGCCAAGGCCGTGAAGTCCAACGCCATCGTGTTGGTGAAGGACGGCGCCACCGTGGGCATCGGCGCCGGCCAGATGAGCCGCGTGGATTCTGTGGAGATCGCCTGCCGCAAGGCCGGCACCCGTGCCCGCGGCTCGGTGCTGGGCAGCGACGCCTTCTTCCCCTTCGCCGACGGCCTCGAGCTGGCCGCCAGCCACGGCGTCACGGCTTTCGTAGAGCCCGGCGGCAGCCTCCGCGACAACGAAGTCATCGCCGCCGCCCAGAAACTCGGTGTCTGGCTCTTCTTCACCGGCATGCGTCACTTCAGACATTGA
- the alaS gene encoding alanine--tRNA ligase: protein MKTSELRQRFLQYFERQGHRRVASSAVIGPADDPTVMWTNSGMIQFKDVFLGKEKRDYSRATTSQKCLRAGGKHNDLDQVGFTARHHTFFEMLGNFSFGDYFKADAIRFAWEFVTGPVDQGNLGLDPAHLWVTVFEGADGVPADTEAEELWKAAGVRPDRIMRFGKKDNFWQMGDTGPCGPCSEMHYDRGAHLPGDATPNGEGDRVMEIWNLVFMQYERDAKGVLTPLPRPSIDTGMGLERTASILQGVDTNYEIDLFEPIFEAIWKAAKVKPEDRREHTNRTASQVIADHIRAATFMCFDGVVPSNEGRGYVLRKIVRRALRFGRKLGIEGLFFADLAPAVAQAMGDQYPELLGELPRIQKSLHREERQFSQTLSTGLKVLEASDVSQGRLAGSDIFRLYDTYGFPVDLVEDWCRERGIAADLEGFQQELNAQRTRARAAMKAHDLRLAGDLAVLADLPPTTFTGYDHLEGQAHVVALFDAAHRRVKQLSGEGYVLLDRTPFYAQSGGQVGDTGQLRFEGGHAEVLDCTAPAQKRHLHKVEVAGLLLENASVNALVHPIRRRRVRAHHTATHLLHAALREVLGTHVKQAGSVVDENRLRFDFTHFAPLEPEQIAEIERLASRQALASVPTRVNEMDIEEALASGAMALFGEKYGDVVRVVQVPGFSTELCGGTHVANTGEIGVVKIVSEGAVAAGVRRIEAVAGEMALDLLQADEAMIHGLSRQANAAREALPELLTAKDQRIAQLERELKEAKLKAASGGGSAEQVEQVKGITLVTAAVEGLEGNALREFMDQVRTRHSSAIIVLASKAAEDKVAALVSVSPDLAYDAGALFKTMLPALNGRGGGRKDLAQGGGTNPAGLPEAFAALRAAL, encoded by the coding sequence ATGAAGACTTCTGAACTCCGCCAGCGATTCCTGCAGTACTTCGAGCGCCAGGGGCACCGGCGGGTGGCTTCCAGCGCGGTCATCGGGCCGGCGGACGATCCCACGGTGATGTGGACGAACTCGGGCATGATCCAGTTCAAGGATGTCTTCCTGGGCAAGGAGAAGCGCGACTACAGCCGCGCCACCACCAGCCAGAAGTGCCTGCGGGCCGGCGGCAAGCACAACGACCTGGACCAGGTGGGCTTCACGGCCCGCCACCACACCTTCTTCGAGATGCTCGGCAACTTCAGCTTCGGCGACTACTTCAAGGCCGACGCCATCCGCTTCGCCTGGGAATTCGTCACGGGCCCCGTGGACCAGGGCAACCTCGGGCTGGATCCCGCGCATCTCTGGGTCACGGTCTTCGAGGGCGCCGACGGGGTGCCCGCCGACACCGAGGCCGAGGAGCTGTGGAAGGCCGCCGGCGTGCGGCCCGACCGCATCATGCGCTTCGGCAAGAAGGACAACTTCTGGCAGATGGGCGACACGGGCCCCTGTGGGCCCTGCTCCGAGATGCACTACGACCGCGGCGCCCACCTTCCCGGCGATGCCACACCCAACGGCGAGGGCGACCGTGTCATGGAGATCTGGAACCTGGTCTTCATGCAGTACGAGCGCGACGCCAAGGGCGTCCTCACGCCGCTGCCCCGGCCCAGCATCGACACGGGCATGGGCCTGGAGCGCACGGCGAGCATCCTCCAGGGCGTGGACACCAACTACGAGATCGACCTCTTCGAGCCCATCTTCGAGGCCATCTGGAAGGCCGCCAAGGTCAAGCCGGAGGACCGCCGGGAGCACACGAACCGCACGGCCTCCCAGGTGATCGCGGACCACATCCGTGCCGCCACGTTCATGTGCTTCGACGGCGTGGTGCCCAGCAACGAGGGCCGCGGCTACGTGCTGCGCAAGATCGTGCGCCGGGCCCTGCGCTTCGGCCGCAAGCTGGGCATCGAGGGCCTCTTCTTCGCGGATCTGGCCCCGGCCGTGGCCCAGGCCATGGGCGACCAGTACCCCGAGCTGCTGGGCGAGCTGCCGCGCATCCAGAAGTCCCTCCACCGCGAGGAGCGCCAGTTCAGCCAGACCCTGTCCACGGGCCTGAAGGTGCTGGAGGCCAGCGACGTCTCCCAGGGGCGCCTCGCGGGCTCGGACATCTTCCGCCTCTACGACACCTATGGCTTCCCCGTGGATCTGGTGGAGGACTGGTGCCGGGAGCGGGGCATCGCCGCCGACCTGGAGGGCTTCCAGCAGGAGCTGAACGCCCAGCGCACCCGCGCCCGGGCCGCCATGAAGGCCCACGACCTGCGCCTGGCGGGCGACCTGGCCGTGCTGGCGGACCTGCCGCCCACCACCTTCACGGGCTACGACCACCTCGAAGGCCAGGCCCACGTGGTGGCCCTCTTCGACGCGGCACACCGCCGGGTGAAGCAGCTCTCAGGCGAAGGCTACGTCCTGCTGGACCGCACCCCCTTCTACGCCCAGTCCGGCGGCCAGGTGGGCGACACGGGCCAGCTCCGCTTCGAGGGCGGCCATGCGGAGGTGCTGGACTGCACGGCGCCCGCCCAGAAGCGGCACCTGCACAAGGTCGAAGTCGCCGGCCTCCTGCTGGAGAATGCCTCAGTCAACGCCCTGGTCCACCCCATCCGCCGCCGCCGGGTCCGGGCCCACCACACGGCCACCCACCTGCTGCATGCCGCCCTGCGCGAGGTCCTCGGCACCCACGTGAAGCAGGCGGGCAGCGTGGTGGATGAGAACCGCCTGCGCTTCGACTTCACCCACTTCGCGCCCCTGGAACCCGAGCAGATCGCCGAGATCGAGCGCCTGGCCTCCCGGCAGGCCCTGGCCTCGGTACCCACCCGCGTGAACGAGATGGACATCGAGGAGGCCCTGGCCTCCGGGGCCATGGCCCTCTTCGGCGAGAAGTACGGCGACGTGGTGCGCGTGGTGCAGGTGCCGGGCTTCTCCACGGAGCTCTGCGGCGGCACCCACGTGGCCAACACCGGCGAGATCGGCGTGGTGAAGATCGTCTCCGAGGGCGCCGTCGCCGCCGGCGTCCGCCGCATCGAGGCCGTGGCGGGCGAGATGGCCCTGGACCTGCTCCAGGCCGACGAGGCCATGATCCACGGCCTGTCCCGCCAGGCCAACGCCGCCCGGGAAGCCCTGCCCGAGCTGCTGACGGCCAAGGATCAGCGCATCGCGCAGCTGGAGCGGGAGCTCAAGGAGGCCAAGCTCAAGGCCGCCAGCGGCGGCGGCAGCGCCGAGCAGGTGGAGCAGGTGAAGGGCATCACCCTGGTCACGGCCGCCGTGGAAGGGCTAGAGGGCAACGCCCTGCGCGAGTTCATGGACCAGGTCCGCACCCGGCATTCCAGCGCCATCATCGTCCTGGCCTCCAAGGCCGCCGAGGACAAGGTGGCGGCCCTGGTCTCGGTGTCACCGGACCTGGCCTACGACGCCGGCGCCCTCTTCAAGACCATGCTGCCGGCCCTGAACGGCCGGGGCGGCGGCAGGAAGGACCTGGCCCAGGGAGGCGGCACCAACCCCGCCGGCCTGCCCGAAGCCTTCGCGGCCCTGCGCGCGGCGCTGTGA